One window from the genome of Dyella sp. A6 encodes:
- a CDS encoding (2Fe-2S)-binding protein → MAPVQAHSVLPHREPDTVTPRPVRPGIDLQVNGEHFRHTGDPDMPLLWYLRDVLKLDGTRYAGEHGEGGADLVLVDDRAHSSITLPMHRLAHRRVTTVEGLVLPDGSLHPLQQAFIDEDAIGCGYCTSGWLIAAMSLLRQHPTPTDDDIDTLPNLCRCGCQTRVRAAIKRAATAMKEPRP, encoded by the coding sequence ATGGCACCAGTGCAAGCGCATAGCGTGCTGCCCCACCGTGAGCCGGATACGGTCACGCCGCGGCCCGTGCGCCCGGGCATCGACCTGCAGGTCAACGGCGAGCATTTCCGCCATACCGGCGACCCCGACATGCCCCTGCTGTGGTATCTGCGCGACGTGCTGAAGCTGGACGGCACCCGCTATGCGGGTGAACACGGCGAAGGCGGCGCCGACCTGGTGCTGGTGGACGATCGCGCGCATTCGTCGATTACCTTGCCGATGCACCGGCTGGCCCACCGCCGGGTGACCACCGTGGAAGGACTGGTCCTGCCCGACGGCTCGCTGCACCCGCTGCAGCAGGCCTTCATTGACGAGGATGCGATCGGCTGCGGCTACTGCACCTCGGGCTGGCTGATCGCCGCCATGTCCCTGCTCAGGCAGCATCCGACGCCCACCGACGACGACATCGACACCCTGCCCAATCTCTGCCGCTGCGGCTGCCAGACCCGTGTGCGCGCCGCGATCAAGCGCGCCGCCACGGCCATGAAGGAACCCCGGCCATGA
- a CDS encoding fumarate hydratase — protein sequence MTAIKQDDLIQSVADALQYISYYHPVDYIKSLAAAYEREESPAAKDAMAQILINSRMAAEGHRPLCQDTGIVTVFLKVGMDVRWEGFTGSLEDAVNEGVRRAYNDPDNKLRASVLVDPAGKRSNTKDNTPAVINVSIVPGDKLDVIVAAKGGGSEAKSKFVMLNPSDSIVDWVLKTVPTMGAGWCPPGMLGIGIGGTAEKAMLLAKESLMEHIDIQELIARGPSNRAEELRIELYEKVNALGIGAQGLGGLTTVLDVKIKDYPTHAANLPVAMIPNCAATRHAHFTLDGSGPVTLAPPSLEDWPKLTYNPANARRVNLDTITADEVASFKPGEVLLLNGKLLTGRDAAHKRIVDMLNKGEQLPVDFTGRFIYYVGPVDPVRDEVVGPAGPTTATRMDKFTEQVLAQTGLLGMVGKAERGPAAIEAIKKHHSVYLMAVGGAAYLVSKAIKASKVLAFADLGMEAIYEFEVQDMPVTVAVDSSGTSVHQTGPKTWRAKIGKIPVVIE from the coding sequence ATGACCGCCATCAAGCAAGACGACCTGATCCAGTCCGTTGCGGACGCTCTGCAGTACATCAGCTATTACCACCCGGTCGACTACATCAAGAGCCTCGCCGCCGCCTATGAGCGCGAGGAGTCGCCGGCTGCGAAGGACGCGATGGCGCAGATCCTGATCAATTCGCGCATGGCCGCCGAAGGCCATCGCCCGTTGTGCCAGGACACCGGCATCGTCACGGTGTTCCTGAAGGTCGGCATGGACGTGCGCTGGGAAGGCTTCACCGGTTCGCTGGAGGATGCCGTCAACGAAGGCGTGCGCCGTGCCTACAACGATCCGGACAACAAGCTGCGCGCCAGCGTGCTGGTCGATCCGGCCGGCAAGCGCAGCAACACGAAGGACAACACTCCGGCGGTGATCAACGTGTCGATCGTGCCGGGCGACAAGCTCGACGTGATCGTCGCGGCCAAGGGCGGCGGTTCGGAAGCCAAGTCGAAGTTCGTCATGCTCAACCCGTCCGACTCCATCGTCGACTGGGTGCTGAAGACCGTGCCGACCATGGGCGCCGGCTGGTGCCCGCCGGGCATGCTCGGCATCGGCATCGGTGGTACCGCCGAGAAGGCCATGCTGCTGGCGAAGGAATCGCTGATGGAGCACATCGACATCCAGGAGCTGATCGCCCGCGGCCCGAGCAACCGCGCCGAGGAGCTGCGCATCGAGCTGTACGAGAAGGTCAATGCGCTGGGCATCGGCGCGCAGGGCCTGGGCGGCCTGACCACCGTGCTCGACGTGAAGATCAAGGACTATCCGACCCATGCGGCCAACCTGCCGGTGGCGATGATCCCGAACTGCGCGGCCACCCGCCATGCCCACTTCACCCTGGACGGTTCCGGCCCGGTGACGCTGGCGCCGCCGTCGCTGGAAGACTGGCCCAAGCTCACCTACAACCCGGCCAATGCGCGCCGGGTGAATCTGGACACCATCACCGCCGACGAGGTCGCCAGCTTCAAGCCGGGCGAGGTGCTGCTGCTCAACGGCAAGTTGCTGACCGGTCGCGATGCCGCGCACAAGCGCATCGTCGACATGCTCAACAAGGGCGAGCAGCTGCCGGTCGATTTCACCGGTCGTTTCATCTACTACGTCGGTCCGGTCGATCCGGTGCGCGACGAAGTGGTCGGTCCGGCCGGTCCCACCACCGCCACCCGCATGGACAAGTTCACCGAGCAGGTGCTGGCGCAGACCGGCCTGCTGGGCATGGTCGGCAAGGCCGAGCGTGGTCCGGCGGCGATCGAGGCGATCAAGAAACACCATTCGGTGTACCTGATGGCGGTCGGCGGCGCCGCCTACCTCGTGTCCAAGGCGATCAAGGCGTCGAAGGTGCTGGCTTTCGCGGATCTCGGCATGGAAGCGATCTACGAGTTCGAGGTGCAGGACATGCCGGTGACCGTGGCGGTCGACTCGAGCGGCACTTCGGTGCACCAGACCGGGCCGAAGACCTGGCGCGCCAAGATCGGCAAGATCCCGGTCGTGATCGAGTAA
- a CDS encoding xanthine dehydrogenase family protein molybdopterin-binding subunit, translated as MTRPPQLARRRFLKVLAGAAGALIVGVPLTALADNAPVPLDFLGDPLYGLGAYVRIDADGSVLIGARDPDTGTGVATSLPRIIADELDADWSRVSVVPLGLGVVNGQGEPDWIYGHQLGGTGTSIPAAWSDLRQAGALARWLLLQAAAQQLGVPADGLRCTKGQVIAPDGRRLGYGELAAAASKIAPPKTSPAPKTPDQYTLIGQPAGDVDARGIVTGQTPYTLDHHVGDALVAILVHCPWRDGQLKSIDTTGALAVQGVQAVLQLKPEAGIPPGQTVYAPAVAVVADSTWAALQGRARLKIDWQPGPSGSESSAALEQQATTLLDGKTPPTVRVRDDGDVDKAGKHAARRFEATYYQPWLAHATAETMCCLARVDKDKAELVVPTQAPQRAWSVVQRLTGFKPAQIQIRVPRVGGGYGRRLDHDYVAEAVTIAKAVGHPVRLLWTRDEDITHDWYRPAAAHHISAIIDHRRHVIGWDQRVASASALVGRGVPDNQLWTSELQADQMPAGLVPNYRSDWYGLASALPRGPYRAMPHLTNAFAVECFIDELAHQLRENPLDTKLRLLGKPRLVPLQGGGTLDTGRLVNVLQLVAERIGWKQNWLHSVNGFGIACWHIDGAYVAHAIETSLQGNTLGIVRAVCAVDVGRVINPTGLTGQVAGATLDALGTALNLAITFKDGRPQQRSWKDYPLASMAQLPDDVEVIVVPGQRDPNGASFLAMPSAAPALANAVFRVSAVRVRRLPLMKELLRLL; from the coding sequence ATGACCCGTCCGCCGCAACTCGCGCGCCGGCGCTTCCTGAAGGTGCTGGCCGGCGCGGCTGGCGCACTCATCGTCGGCGTGCCGCTGACCGCGCTGGCGGACAATGCGCCGGTGCCGCTGGATTTCCTGGGCGACCCGCTCTACGGCCTGGGCGCTTATGTGCGCATCGATGCCGATGGCAGCGTGCTGATCGGCGCCCGCGACCCGGATACCGGCACCGGCGTGGCCACATCGCTGCCGCGGATCATCGCCGACGAACTCGACGCCGACTGGAGCCGCGTCAGCGTGGTGCCGCTCGGCCTGGGCGTGGTGAACGGCCAGGGCGAACCGGACTGGATCTATGGTCACCAGCTCGGCGGCACCGGCACCTCGATACCCGCTGCCTGGTCGGATCTGCGCCAGGCCGGCGCGCTGGCGCGCTGGCTGCTGCTGCAGGCCGCCGCGCAACAGCTCGGCGTGCCGGCCGACGGACTGCGTTGCACCAAGGGCCAGGTGATCGCCCCGGATGGCCGCCGCCTCGGCTACGGTGAGCTGGCCGCCGCCGCGTCAAAGATCGCCCCGCCGAAAACCTCGCCCGCACCGAAGACGCCCGACCAGTACACGCTGATCGGCCAGCCGGCGGGCGACGTCGATGCCCGCGGCATCGTCACCGGGCAGACGCCATACACGCTCGACCATCACGTCGGCGACGCGCTGGTCGCGATCCTCGTCCACTGCCCGTGGCGCGACGGCCAGCTCAAGAGCATCGACACCACCGGCGCACTGGCGGTACAGGGTGTGCAGGCCGTACTTCAGCTGAAGCCCGAAGCCGGCATTCCGCCCGGACAGACCGTTTATGCACCGGCCGTGGCCGTGGTCGCCGACAGCACCTGGGCCGCCCTGCAGGGTCGTGCCCGACTGAAGATCGACTGGCAGCCCGGCCCCAGCGGCAGCGAGAGCAGCGCCGCACTGGAACAGCAGGCCACCACCCTGCTCGACGGCAAGACCCCGCCCACCGTCCGCGTGCGTGACGACGGCGACGTCGACAAGGCCGGCAAGCATGCCGCACGGCGCTTCGAGGCGACCTACTACCAGCCGTGGCTGGCCCACGCCACCGCCGAGACCATGTGCTGCCTGGCCCGTGTCGACAAGGACAAGGCCGAACTGGTCGTACCCACCCAGGCGCCGCAGCGGGCCTGGTCGGTGGTGCAGCGGCTGACCGGTTTCAAGCCGGCCCAGATCCAGATCCGGGTGCCCCGCGTCGGCGGCGGCTACGGCCGGCGCCTGGACCACGACTACGTGGCCGAGGCGGTGACCATCGCCAAGGCGGTCGGCCATCCGGTGCGCCTGCTGTGGACGCGCGACGAGGACATCACCCACGACTGGTACCGTCCCGCCGCCGCGCATCACATCAGCGCCATCATCGACCACCGGCGTCACGTGATCGGCTGGGACCAGCGCGTGGCCAGCGCCTCGGCGCTGGTTGGCCGCGGCGTGCCCGACAACCAGCTGTGGACTTCCGAACTGCAGGCCGACCAGATGCCGGCCGGGCTGGTTCCGAACTACCGCAGCGACTGGTACGGCCTGGCCTCGGCACTGCCGCGCGGCCCGTACCGGGCGATGCCACATCTCACCAACGCCTTCGCGGTGGAATGCTTCATCGACGAGCTGGCCCACCAGCTGCGCGAGAACCCGCTGGACACCAAGCTGCGGCTGCTCGGCAAGCCGCGGCTGGTACCGCTGCAGGGCGGCGGCACGCTGGACACCGGCCGGCTCGTCAATGTGCTGCAGCTGGTAGCCGAGCGCATCGGCTGGAAACAGAACTGGCTGCACAGCGTCAACGGCTTCGGCATCGCCTGCTGGCACATCGACGGCGCCTACGTGGCGCACGCCATCGAGACCTCACTGCAGGGCAATACGCTGGGCATCGTGCGCGCCGTCTGCGCAGTGGACGTCGGCCGGGTGATCAACCCGACCGGTCTCACCGGCCAGGTCGCCGGTGCCACGCTGGATGCGCTGGGCACCGCACTCAACCTGGCCATCACCTTCAAGGACGGCCGGCCACAGCAGCGCAGCTGGAAGGACTATCCGCTGGCCAGCATGGCGCAGCTGCCGGACGACGTGGAAGTGATCGTGGTGCCCGGCCAGCGCGACCCGAACGGCGCCAGCTTCCTGGCCATGCCCAGCGCCGCGCCGGCCCTGGCCAACGCGGTATTCCGGGTCAGCGCCGTGCGCGTGCGGCGCCTGCCGCTGATGAAGGAACTGCTGCGGCTGCTGTAG
- a CDS encoding APC family permease gives MSEPANGYVRRLCLWDAALIVIGGMIGGGIFLNPYIAAQHTSSNAVLLAVWVGAGLLTLVGALCYAELGARRPHAGGSYVYLREAFGPLAGFLFGWTMLLVIYSGSSAAVATIFASYTATVFGLPAAAMQPLTVGALVFVAGINLFGLRLGVQVQNLFTVLKLLAVAVLVVCGLYLAGVGGGYLLQPDPARAHAGFMGAALPVLFAYSGFTYLNNLAGEVRDPQRNLPRALFLGMLGVIVAYALVNVAYLAVLGHAGLAASTAPAADVMQRVAGPYGAKLIALGIAISTLGFCNITLVAGARVLQVMGEDGLFFRSVARLHPRHRTPNVALLLLSGWAIVLAVSGSFGELLDYATFGDWLACAVGVSTLFWYRRRDRGPALFRVPAYPWLPLLFIATVAWVVLKSLHDHPRNTGIGLLIMAAGAPVYLAWNRLFSRREH, from the coding sequence ATGTCCGAACCTGCCAACGGCTATGTACGGCGCCTGTGCCTGTGGGATGCCGCACTGATCGTGATCGGCGGCATGATCGGCGGCGGGATCTTCCTCAACCCCTACATCGCCGCACAGCACACCTCGTCGAACGCGGTATTGCTTGCGGTATGGGTCGGGGCCGGCCTGCTCACCCTGGTCGGCGCCCTGTGCTACGCGGAACTGGGCGCGCGTCGCCCGCACGCGGGCGGCAGCTACGTGTACCTGCGCGAGGCCTTCGGTCCGCTGGCCGGCTTCCTGTTCGGCTGGACCATGCTGCTGGTGATCTACTCGGGCTCCAGCGCCGCGGTGGCGACGATCTTCGCCAGCTACACCGCCACCGTGTTCGGCCTGCCTGCAGCGGCCATGCAACCACTGACCGTGGGGGCACTGGTGTTCGTGGCCGGCATCAACCTGTTCGGCCTGCGTCTGGGCGTGCAGGTGCAGAACCTGTTCACCGTGCTGAAACTGCTGGCGGTGGCGGTGCTGGTCGTGTGCGGCCTGTACCTGGCCGGCGTCGGCGGCGGATATCTGCTGCAGCCCGACCCCGCACGCGCGCATGCGGGATTCATGGGAGCGGCCCTGCCCGTGCTGTTCGCCTATTCGGGCTTCACCTACCTCAACAACCTGGCCGGGGAGGTGCGCGACCCGCAGCGCAACCTGCCACGCGCGCTGTTCCTGGGCATGCTGGGCGTGATCGTCGCCTACGCCCTGGTCAACGTGGCCTACCTGGCCGTGCTCGGTCACGCCGGACTGGCCGCCAGCACTGCGCCGGCGGCGGATGTGATGCAACGCGTGGCCGGTCCGTATGGCGCGAAGCTGATCGCGCTGGGCATCGCTATCTCGACGCTGGGCTTCTGCAACATCACCCTGGTGGCCGGTGCGCGCGTACTGCAAGTGATGGGCGAGGACGGCCTGTTCTTCCGCTCGGTGGCACGCCTGCATCCCCGTCATCGCACGCCGAACGTGGCCTTGCTGCTGCTCTCGGGCTGGGCCATCGTGCTGGCGGTGTCCGGCAGCTTCGGCGAATTGCTGGACTACGCCACCTTCGGCGACTGGCTGGCCTGCGCGGTGGGCGTGTCCACCCTGTTCTGGTACCGCCGGCGCGACCGCGGACCGGCCCTCTTCCGGGTACCGGCCTATCCGTGGCTGCCGCTGCTGTTCATCGCCACCGTGGCGTGGGTCGTGCTTAAGAGCCTGCACGACCATCCACGCAACACCGGCATCGGCCTGCTGATCATGGCCGCGGGCGCGCCGGTCTACCTGGCCTGGAATCGCCTGTTCAGCCGCCGCGAACATTAA
- a CDS encoding S53 family serine peptidase: MEKSPLRIAMAIALGLSITGTAMAAGNHQIQAAVDMGSASANGTTNVTLILKLRNREALAQYIRDTVTPGSPHFQQFLTTSQFASRYGATPADIARVQAWLKQQGLSSTVMANHLAIRTSGTMQQFETAFRTSVHTFTSRATGRRFHRPLTQPLLPTSIADLVAATTGLNTQRTFHSHRIRTLPLSNQQQTLLPLVHASSSGNPTATGQPGSYTVGDVADMYDINPLYKRGITGAGSTVAIVTLSNFYPSDATTYWNDIGLTTKPDRITQVHVDGGAPIDSGSGETALDVEQSGGIAPDANIIVYDAPNAGNGFIDAFAQAVSDNKADSISTSWGAAEMFNFAALNVSGARDTDTSDAGDLRAFHEILMEAAAQGQSVFAAAGDSGAYDTVRALGFGGGPGEFNSPLSVDSPASDPYITAAGGTTVPYSFSFAGGPTASVTQESVWGWDYLQTYLDTNAPTAGGWHQYLFSVGGGGGVSVYWRTPFYQMFTRGIRRSEKGQTLTYNDPSSGLYTWLKLPGNFRGRNVPDISLNADPETGYIVVSTYDGGLISEGGTSFVAPQLNGISALLSQSLHHRVGFWNPQLYFLQNVFGYGPWSAFHAVNAGDNWFYQGAPHYTPGAGLGTLDVANFDQFLKSGL, encoded by the coding sequence ATGGAGAAGTCACCCCTTCGAATCGCAATGGCGATCGCACTCGGACTGAGCATCACCGGCACCGCCATGGCCGCCGGCAACCACCAGATCCAGGCCGCGGTGGACATGGGCTCGGCCAGCGCCAACGGCACCACCAACGTCACCCTGATCCTGAAACTGCGCAACCGCGAAGCACTGGCGCAGTACATCCGCGACACGGTGACCCCGGGCAGTCCGCACTTCCAGCAGTTCCTGACCACCAGCCAGTTCGCCAGCCGCTACGGCGCCACCCCCGCCGACATCGCCCGCGTGCAGGCCTGGCTGAAGCAGCAGGGGCTCAGCAGCACGGTGATGGCAAACCACCTGGCCATCCGCACCAGTGGCACCATGCAGCAGTTCGAGACTGCCTTCCGTACCTCCGTGCACACCTTCACTTCGCGCGCCACCGGGCGCCGCTTCCATCGCCCGCTGACGCAACCGCTGTTGCCCACCAGCATCGCCGACCTGGTCGCCGCCACCACCGGACTGAACACGCAGCGCACCTTCCACTCGCACCGCATCCGCACACTGCCGCTGTCGAACCAGCAGCAGACCCTGCTGCCGCTGGTGCATGCCAGCAGCTCGGGCAATCCCACGGCTACCGGCCAGCCGGGCAGCTACACGGTGGGCGACGTCGCCGACATGTATGACATCAACCCGCTGTACAAGCGGGGCATCACCGGCGCGGGCAGTACCGTGGCCATCGTCACGCTGTCCAACTTCTACCCGTCCGACGCCACGACGTACTGGAATGACATCGGCCTAACCACCAAGCCGGACCGGATCACCCAGGTGCACGTGGACGGTGGCGCTCCGATCGACAGCGGCAGCGGCGAGACCGCGCTGGACGTGGAGCAGTCCGGCGGTATCGCGCCCGATGCCAACATCATCGTCTACGACGCCCCGAATGCCGGCAACGGCTTCATCGACGCATTCGCGCAGGCGGTCTCGGACAACAAGGCCGACAGCATCTCCACCAGCTGGGGCGCGGCCGAAATGTTCAATTTCGCCGCGCTCAACGTGTCCGGCGCCCGTGACACCGACACGTCCGACGCCGGCGACCTGCGCGCCTTCCACGAGATCCTGATGGAGGCCGCCGCGCAGGGACAATCGGTGTTCGCCGCCGCGGGCGACTCGGGTGCCTACGACACGGTGCGTGCGCTGGGCTTCGGCGGCGGTCCCGGCGAATTCAATTCGCCGCTGAGCGTGGACTCGCCGGCCTCCGACCCCTATATCACCGCAGCCGGCGGCACGACCGTGCCCTACAGCTTCAGCTTCGCTGGCGGGCCCACAGCCTCGGTCACGCAGGAGAGCGTGTGGGGCTGGGACTATCTGCAGACCTATCTCGACACGAATGCGCCTACCGCCGGCGGCTGGCACCAGTACCTGTTCTCGGTCGGCGGCGGCGGCGGCGTCAGCGTCTACTGGCGCACTCCCTTCTACCAGATGTTCACCCGTGGCATCCGGCGCAGCGAAAAGGGCCAGACGTTGACCTACAACGACCCCAGCAGCGGCCTTTACACCTGGCTCAAGCTGCCCGGTAACTTCAGGGGGCGCAACGTGCCCGACATCTCGCTCAATGCCGATCCGGAGACCGGCTACATCGTGGTGTCCACGTACGATGGCGGCCTCATTTCGGAGGGTGGGACCAGTTTCGTGGCACCCCAGCTCAACGGCATCAGCGCGCTGCTGTCGCAGAGCCTGCACCATCGGGTGGGTTTCTGGAATCCGCAGCTGTACTTCCTGCAGAACGTGTTCGGCTATGGCCCCTGGTCGGCATTCCATGCGGTGAATGCGGGCGACAACTGGTTCTACCAGGGCGCACCGCACTACACCCCCGGCGCCGGCCTCGGCACCCTGGACGTGGCCAACTTCGACCAGTTCCTGAAGAGCGGGCTCTGA
- a CDS encoding bifunctional aspartate kinase/diaminopimelate decarboxylase, translating to MKFGGTSVATLPRWQNILELATSRRAEGARVVVVVSALSGITDALKQMCGEGDKGKRIEAARAIEQRHYELLGHMELELPPALDARLKDLLALAEDGPAKLGELAWQAQVQAHGELLSSTLGAAFLSRSGLATQWLDARDCLAAVALPNQNERTKLLSAMVDARPEPALNARLAAKGEVFITQGFIARESEGRTVLLGRGGSDTSASYFGALLKAARVEIWTDVAGMFTANPRQVPGARLLQKLDYEEAQEIASTGAKVLHPRCLSPLREPRVPLLVKDTNRPELEGTVIGPQVREHAPSVKAISARKGITLVSMESVGMWQQVGFLADVFAQFKQHGLSVDLIGSAETNVTVSLDPTENLLDSDAVAALAADLAKVCRVKVIAPCAAITLVGRGMRSMLHTLSTVLAEFGQLRVHLISQSSNNLNLTFVVDENVVDELLPHLHELLIAAGALRTDDSALFGPSWQSLYGSGEVAISSAWWREPGQRKRLLGIAAEATPRYVYHLPTVRSQAQSLKQLGAVDRLHYAVKANTHPAILSALAEEGFAFECVSPGELDAVSATVPTEVPLLFTPNFASRSDFERGLATRATITLDALYPVEHWGELFRGREVSLRVDLGRGLGHHEKVRTGGSGSKFGLPVDQLDSFLRHADAHGITVRGLHAHLGSGILDPKHWGEVYGQLASLAERIGSIAFLNIGGGLGVPSHPGEARLDLAALDTVLRQVKAAYPHYQLWMEPGRYLVADAGVLLARVTQTKGKGGWRYLGVDTGMNSLIRPALYDAWHEIANLSRLGEEADGLFQVVGPICESGDVLGSDRRLPEPAEGDVVLIAQAGAYGKVMSSPYNLRGDTEEVVLDD from the coding sequence ATGAAGTTCGGCGGCACCTCTGTCGCCACGCTTCCTCGCTGGCAGAACATCCTGGAACTGGCCACTTCCCGCCGTGCCGAAGGCGCGCGCGTGGTGGTGGTCGTTTCCGCGCTCTCGGGCATCACCGATGCGCTCAAACAGATGTGCGGCGAAGGCGACAAGGGCAAACGCATCGAGGCGGCGCGGGCGATCGAACAGCGTCACTACGAGCTGCTCGGCCATATGGAGCTGGAACTTCCGCCCGCGCTGGATGCACGCCTGAAGGACCTGCTGGCGCTGGCCGAGGACGGCCCGGCGAAGCTGGGCGAGCTGGCCTGGCAGGCCCAGGTGCAGGCGCATGGCGAGCTGCTGTCCAGCACGCTGGGTGCGGCCTTTCTCAGTCGCAGCGGCCTGGCCACGCAGTGGCTGGACGCCCGCGACTGCCTGGCCGCGGTCGCGCTACCGAACCAGAACGAGCGTACCAAGCTGCTCTCGGCGATGGTCGATGCCCGGCCGGAGCCGGCATTGAACGCGCGCCTGGCGGCCAAGGGCGAGGTGTTCATCACCCAGGGCTTTATCGCGCGCGAGAGCGAGGGTCGTACCGTGCTGCTCGGCCGTGGTGGTTCGGACACTTCCGCCTCGTATTTCGGCGCGCTGCTGAAGGCGGCCCGGGTGGAGATCTGGACCGACGTGGCCGGCATGTTCACCGCCAACCCGCGCCAGGTGCCCGGTGCCCGCCTGCTGCAGAAGCTGGACTACGAAGAGGCGCAGGAAATCGCTTCCACCGGTGCCAAGGTGCTGCACCCGCGCTGCCTGTCGCCGCTGCGCGAACCGCGCGTGCCGCTGCTGGTGAAGGACACCAACCGGCCCGAGCTGGAAGGCACGGTGATCGGCCCGCAGGTGCGTGAGCATGCGCCCAGCGTGAAGGCGATCAGCGCGCGCAAGGGCATCACCCTGGTGTCGATGGAATCGGTCGGCATGTGGCAGCAGGTCGGTTTTCTTGCCGACGTGTTCGCCCAGTTCAAGCAGCATGGCCTGTCGGTGGACCTGATCGGTTCGGCCGAGACCAACGTCACTGTCTCGCTGGACCCCACCGAGAACCTGCTCGACTCCGATGCGGTGGCCGCGCTGGCCGCCGATCTGGCCAAGGTGTGCCGGGTGAAGGTGATCGCGCCGTGTGCGGCGATCACCCTGGTCGGGCGGGGCATGCGCTCGATGCTGCACACGTTGTCGACCGTGCTGGCTGAGTTCGGCCAGTTGCGCGTGCACCTGATCTCGCAGTCGTCGAACAACCTCAACCTCACCTTCGTGGTGGACGAGAACGTGGTCGACGAGCTGCTGCCGCACCTGCACGAACTGCTGATCGCTGCGGGCGCGCTGCGCACCGACGACAGCGCGCTGTTCGGACCCAGCTGGCAGAGCCTGTATGGCAGCGGCGAGGTGGCCATTTCGTCCGCGTGGTGGCGCGAACCGGGGCAGCGCAAGCGGCTGCTGGGGATCGCTGCCGAGGCCACGCCGCGCTACGTCTACCACCTGCCCACGGTGCGCTCACAGGCGCAGTCGCTGAAGCAGCTGGGCGCGGTGGACCGGCTGCATTACGCGGTGAAGGCGAATACCCATCCGGCGATCCTGTCGGCCCTGGCTGAAGAAGGTTTCGCGTTCGAGTGCGTGTCGCCGGGCGAACTGGATGCTGTATCGGCGACGGTGCCAACCGAGGTGCCGCTGCTGTTCACGCCGAATTTCGCCTCGCGCTCGGACTTCGAGCGCGGCCTGGCCACACGCGCCACCATCACGCTGGATGCGCTGTACCCGGTGGAGCACTGGGGCGAGCTGTTCCGCGGTCGCGAGGTGTCGCTGCGGGTTGATCTGGGGCGCGGCCTGGGACATCACGAGAAGGTGCGTACCGGCGGCAGCGGCAGCAAGTTCGGCCTGCCGGTGGACCAGCTCGACAGCTTCCTGCGGCACGCCGACGCCCACGGCATCACGGTGCGCGGACTGCATGCGCACCTGGGCTCGGGCATTCTCGACCCGAAGCATTGGGGCGAGGTTTACGGACAGCTGGCCAGCCTGGCCGAGCGCATCGGCAGCATTGCCTTCCTCAACATCGGCGGTGGCCTTGGGGTGCCTTCGCATCCCGGCGAGGCGCGGCTTGACCTGGCCGCGCTGGACACGGTGCTGCGCCAGGTCAAGGCCGCGTATCCGCACTATCAGCTGTGGATGGAGCCGGGCCGCTACCTGGTGGCCGATGCCGGCGTGCTGCTGGCCCGTGTGACCCAGACCAAGGGCAAGGGCGGCTGGCGCTATCTGGGTGTGGATACCGGCATGAACAGCCTGATCCGCCCGGCGCTGTACGACGCCTGGCACGAGATCGCCAACCTCAGCCGGCTGGGCGAAGAGGCCGACGGCCTGTTCCAGGTGGTCGGTCCGATCTGCGAGAGCGGCGATGTGCTGGGCAGCGACCGTCGTCTGCCGGAACCGGCCGAGGGCGACGTCGTGCTGATCGCCCAGGCGGGTGCCTACGGCAAGGTCATGTCCTCGCCCTACAACCTGCGTGGTGATACGGAAGAGGTCGTGCTGGACGACTGA